One region of Ardenticatena maritima genomic DNA includes:
- the paaB gene encoding 1,2-phenylacetyl-CoA epoxidase subunit B (with PaaBCDE catalyzes the hydroxylation of phenylacetyl-CoA; involved in phenylacetate degradation), translating to MSPKTWHFNPYHQRIDEAMQLMDKPPHADTEWILFEVFVREKRGEHPVHVGALHAPDPEMAIILAKEQYLRRGEAVQLWVVPSACITATPIEEADIFTHTTDKSYREAYGYRVAERVRQLRGEEKDE from the coding sequence ATGTCGCCCAAAACCTGGCACTTCAACCCATACCATCAACGCATTGACGAAGCCATGCAGTTGATGGACAAACCGCCCCACGCCGATACGGAGTGGATTTTGTTCGAGGTATTTGTGCGTGAAAAACGGGGCGAGCACCCCGTCCATGTGGGTGCACTCCACGCCCCCGACCCCGAAATGGCGATTATCCTCGCCAAAGAGCAGTATCTGCGCCGTGGTGAAGCCGTGCAGTTGTGGGTTGTGCCTTCAGCCTGCATCACCGCAACGCCCATCGAAGAAGCGGACATTTTCACGCACACGACCGACAAGAGCTACCGCGAAGCCTACGGCTACCGCGTCGCCGAACGTGTGCGCCAATTGCGCGGGGAGGAGAAAGATGAATGA
- the paaA gene encoding 1,2-phenylacetyl-CoA epoxidase subunit PaaA, translating into MSSPQTDPRYEEKLAEFEARIARGEKIEPDDWMPDEYRRQLIRLIQQHANSEVIGALPEGTWIPYAPTFKRKKALVAKVQDEVGHGLMLYRAAETLGKPREEMIEEMLSGKSKWSLVFAYPAETWADVAIIAWLIDGGAIVNQTIMATGSYAPYCRALKRIIYEESFHLKHGFDMVVTLAEGTKRQRDMLQDALNRWWEPIIMFFGPPDTLSKHTPVLKRWGVKPKTNDEQRQIFLRKFVPQILDLGLTIPDPNLRYDEENDRWLYTEPDWDKFFDIIRGNGPMSKERLAVRRLAHEEGRWVREALEATGIARQLREAAVAAPSSSVVA; encoded by the coding sequence ATGAGTAGCCCGCAAACCGACCCGCGCTATGAAGAAAAGTTAGCCGAATTTGAAGCCCGTATCGCCCGTGGCGAGAAAATCGAGCCGGACGACTGGATGCCCGATGAGTATCGCCGCCAGCTGATTCGCCTCATTCAGCAACACGCCAACAGTGAAGTGATTGGCGCCCTGCCTGAAGGGACGTGGATTCCATACGCCCCCACGTTCAAGCGCAAGAAGGCGCTGGTGGCGAAGGTGCAGGACGAAGTGGGGCATGGGCTGATGCTCTACCGCGCCGCTGAAACGCTGGGCAAGCCGCGCGAAGAGATGATCGAGGAGATGCTCTCAGGCAAGTCCAAGTGGTCGCTGGTGTTTGCCTATCCCGCCGAAACGTGGGCGGACGTGGCGATCATCGCCTGGTTGATTGACGGCGGGGCGATTGTCAATCAGACCATCATGGCAACGGGCTCATATGCGCCCTACTGCCGCGCCCTGAAACGCATCATCTACGAAGAATCATTCCACCTGAAACATGGGTTCGACATGGTGGTGACGCTCGCCGAGGGCACGAAACGCCAGCGCGATATGCTCCAAGACGCGCTCAACCGCTGGTGGGAACCCATCATCATGTTCTTCGGGCCGCCCGATACGCTCTCGAAGCATACACCCGTGTTGAAACGCTGGGGCGTCAAGCCGAAGACGAACGACGAGCAACGCCAGATCTTCTTGCGCAAGTTTGTGCCCCAAATCCTCGACCTGGGGCTCACCATTCCCGACCCCAATCTGCGCTACGATGAAGAAAACGACCGCTGGCTCTACACCGAACCGGACTGGGACAAGTTCTTTGACATCATCCGCGGCAATGGGCCGATGAGCAAGGAACGCCTGGCGGTACGCCGCCTGGCGCACGAAGAGGGGCGCTGGGTGCGCGAGGCGCTGGAAGCAACAGGCATCGCCCGCCAATTGCGCGAGGCGGCTGTTGCCGCGCCTTCATCGAGTGTGGTGGCGTAA
- a CDS encoding TetR/AcrR family transcriptional regulator, with translation MPYGERKTQIIETAAQLFSERGYHATSVRDIAAALDLQGGSLYAHIQSKEEVLWLIVERAAEQFFEAVRPLAESDLPPDEKLRRAVHAHIRVITDDLAAATVYFHEWRFLEEEHRNTFLEQRREYEHLWREMVREGMEKGVLRNDEDPKYMAILILSAMNWLYHWYRPDGPLSPDEIAERFWRMLLEGLQAPVFEVPTA, from the coding sequence ATGCCTTACGGAGAACGCAAAACCCAAATTATTGAGACAGCCGCACAATTATTCAGCGAACGAGGCTATCATGCCACCTCGGTTCGGGATATTGCCGCGGCGCTGGATTTGCAAGGCGGGAGTCTCTACGCGCACATTCAAAGCAAAGAAGAAGTGCTCTGGTTGATTGTGGAGCGTGCCGCGGAGCAGTTTTTTGAGGCGGTGCGCCCCTTAGCCGAAAGCGACCTGCCCCCCGATGAAAAATTGCGCCGCGCCGTACACGCCCATATCCGCGTCATCACCGACGACCTCGCCGCCGCCACGGTCTATTTCCACGAATGGCGCTTTCTGGAAGAAGAGCACCGCAACACGTTCCTGGAACAACGCCGCGAATATGAGCACCTCTGGCGGGAGATGGTGCGCGAAGGGATGGAGAAGGGCGTTCTGCGCAATGACGAAGACCCCAAGTACATGGCGATTCTGATTCTGTCCGCGATGAACTGGCTCTACCACTGGTATCGCCCGGACGGTCCGCTGTCCCCGGACGAAATCGCCGAGCGGTTCTGGCGTATGCTTCTCGAAGGCTTGCAAGCGCCTGTGTTTGAAGTCCCAACAGCATAA
- the paaC gene encoding 1,2-phenylacetyl-CoA epoxidase subunit PaaC, which yields MNEMTPAYKAALIEYLYMLADDELLLGHRASEWTGIGPILEADIALSSIAQDEMGHAEVLYGLLEALGEGHPDELAFARDLPYWRNAIFSELPRGDWGFTIVRHYLHDVAEQVRWQALAASSYAPLAQVARKLLVEEKYHLVHSQTWVRKLGNATEESHRRMQAALDRAFPYALGLFEPTELEAVRVSEGIAPAEADLQQQWLNEVVPFLQQAGLHVPAEETAEGWRPTVEPVYGGRQGTHTEYMEQLLDAMQFVYRLEPGAKW from the coding sequence ATGAATGAGATGACACCGGCTTACAAAGCCGCACTCATCGAGTATCTCTACATGCTGGCAGATGATGAGCTCTTGCTGGGGCATCGCGCCTCAGAATGGACGGGCATTGGTCCCATTTTGGAAGCTGATATTGCCCTGTCGAGTATCGCCCAGGATGAGATGGGGCACGCCGAGGTGCTCTACGGGTTGCTGGAAGCGTTGGGCGAAGGTCATCCCGATGAGCTGGCGTTTGCGCGCGACCTGCCGTATTGGCGCAACGCCATTTTCAGCGAACTTCCCCGCGGCGATTGGGGGTTCACCATTGTGCGCCACTACTTGCACGACGTTGCCGAACAGGTGCGCTGGCAAGCGCTCGCCGCGTCGTCATACGCGCCGCTGGCGCAGGTGGCGCGCAAGTTGCTGGTGGAAGAAAAGTACCACCTGGTGCACAGCCAAACGTGGGTGCGGAAACTGGGGAACGCCACAGAGGAAAGCCATCGCCGCATGCAAGCCGCACTCGACCGCGCCTTTCCCTACGCGCTGGGGCTGTTTGAACCGACCGAACTGGAAGCGGTGCGCGTGAGCGAGGGGATTGCCCCCGCCGAAGCAGACCTGCAACAACAATGGTTGAACGAAGTCGTGCCTTTCCTGCAACAAGCGGGGTTGCACGTGCCCGCCGAAGAGACCGCCGAGGGCTGGCGTCCCACTGTCGAACCAGTGTACGGGGGGCGGCAAGGCACGCACACGGAATACATGGAACAGCTGCTGGACGCGATGCAGTTTGTCTATCGGCTGGAACCGGGGGCGAAATGGTAA